A genomic segment from Malus domestica chromosome 05, GDT2T_hap1 encodes:
- the LOC103406841 gene encoding uncharacterized protein, whose translation MPTVFIAVQCCQCSTMQVKQRNKSNRWTCVVCNQKQSVRQVFAQGPMARDLRLFVQSSNMSRQFAQQTHDQQQHQQRQEQDTLISSDCSYKTEKRRRNDWTQYLDPEDSDRGANMKPEDEAGSGFEPEIVTEFPAELWKKPKLSKYGVDELHSHKPIFSKRNFNKHVISLPQDTEQARRELTDTRESSQVQRHFIARDEQEPRRTCQATKATLTGASKWSDYVTQDEEDDCSLRLITRRKHADNAGQCSNEIDKTTANYETVLANDETVEDDIHPDFL comes from the exons ATGCCGACCGTGTTCATCGCAGTTCAGTGCTGCCAATGCTCCACCATGCAG GTGAAGCAGAGGAACAAAAGCAACAGGTGGACATGCGTCGTCTGCAATCAGAAGCAGTCCGTCCGCCAAGTGTTTGCTCAAGGTCCCATGGCCAGAGACCTCCGCCTCTTCGTCCAGTCCTCCAACATGTCTCGCCAGTTCGCCCAGCAAACGCATGATCAACAGCAACACCAACAGCGACAAGAACAAGATACTCTTATTTCTTCCGATTGCTCGTATAAGACCGAAAAGCGAAGACGAAATGACTGGACCCAGTACCTGGATCCTGAGGACAGTGATCGGGGCGCCAACATGAAGCCAGAAGACGAAGCAG GTTCTGGTTTTGAGCCTGAGATTGTAACAGAGTTTCCGGCGGAGTTGTGGAAGAAACCAAAGCTGAGCAAATATGGTGTAGATGAGCTGCACAGTCACAAACCGATTTTCTCTAAGAGGAATTTCAACAAACATGTCATCTCCCTTCCACAAG ACACAGAACAGGCAAGGCGCGAGCTGACAGACACCAGGGAGAGTTCACAAGTACAGAGGCATTTTATAGCAAGAGATGAGCAGGAACCGAGAAGAACATGTCAGGCTACAAAGGCTACACTAACTGGTGCTTCTAAATGGAGTGACTATGTAACCCAAGACGAGGAAGACGATTGCAGCTTGCGACTcattacaaggagaaaacatgCAGACAATGCAGGCCAATGCagcaatgaaattgacaagACAACAGCAAACTATGAGACAGTTCTGGCAAATGATGAGACGGTAGAAGATGACATTCATCCTGATTTCCTGTAA
- the LOC114824749 gene encoding polyadenylate-binding protein 3-like, which produces MAAAVSGPVAQPVSPAAQQAPPVAAPAVYGNVSLYVGDLDPSVNEAQLYDLFNQMGQIVSIRVCRDQNRMQSLGYAYVNYGDPQHAANALEVLNFTPINGKPIRIMYSHRDPSIRKSGKANVFIKNLDKSIDHKALLDTFSTFGNVLSCKVALDSNGQSKGYGFVQFDNEESAQEAIKKLNKMLINGKLVYVGLFQRGQERNRQNGSPHFTNVYVKNLSETTTDEDVKKIMGEHGNITSAVVMRDGSGKSRCFGFVNFEKPEAAAAAIEKLNGSTISGDKVLFVGRAQRKSEREAELRAKFEQERLSRFEKLQGANLYLKNLDDTINDEKLKELFSEFGTIASCKVMLDQQGVSKGSGFVAFSTPEEANKALAEMNGKMIGRKPLYVAVAQRKEERKARLQARFAQIRAPGGMTPLPSGLPGYHPGAPRLAPQQLYYGQGSPGLLPQQPAGYGFQQQLLPGMRPGVGPNFIMPYHLQRQGQPGQRMGARRGGNLQHVQQQQQLLHRHSNQGFRYMGNARNGVDPSLAPQGHMGPMMPLPLDGAGLPVTPNDIHRSGPLPMSTLASALASATPENQRLMLGEQLYPLVERIEPEHTAKVTGMLLEMDQTEVLHLIESPDALKAKVAEAMDVLDKATTKSEVTDQLGALDLNE; this is translated from the exons ATGGCGGCGGCGGTATCCGGTCCGGTGGCTCAACCAGTGTCTCCGGCCGCTCAACAGGCGCCGCCGGTTGCGGCTCCGGCGGTTTATGGGAACGTGTCGCTGTACGTAGGCGATCTGGACCCGAGTGTGAACGAAGCGCAGCTGTACGATCTGTTCAACCAAATGGGGCAGATCGTTTCGATTCGGGTCTGTCGGGATCAGAACCGCATGCAATCCCTCGGCTATGCCTACGTTAATTACGGCGATCCTCAGCACG CTGCTAATGCTCTGGAAGTGTTGAATTTTACTCCAATCAATGGGAAACCCATTAGGATTATGTACTCTCATCGAGATCCAAGCATTCGGAAGAGCGGAAAGGCCAATGTATTCATTAAGAACCTGGACAAAAGTATTGATCATAAGGCGTTATTGGACACTTTTTCAACCTTTGGCAACGTTCTTTCTTGCAAGGTTGCACTTGATAGCAACGGTCAATCGAAAGGCTATGGGTTCGTACAGTTTGACAATGAGGAATCTGCACAGGAGGCAATCAAGAAGCTGAATAAAATGCTGATAAATGGAAAACTGGTTTATGTAGGACTTTTTCAACGAGGCCAGGAGAGGAATCGGCAAAATGGATCACCACATTTCACTAATGTTTATGTTAAAAATTTGTCGGAGACAACTACAGATGAAGACGTTAAGAAAATTATGGGCGAGCATGGTAACATTACTAGTGCGGTTGTTATGAGGGATGGTTCTGGAAAGTCTAGATGTTTTGGTTTTGTTAACTTTGAGAAGCCAGAAGCAGCAGCTGCTGCAATTGAGAAGTTGAATGGGAGCACCATTAGTGGTGACAAGGTTTTATTTGTCGGGAGGGCTCAAAGGAAATCCGAGAGGGAGGCAGAGTTGAGAGCTAAGTTTGAACAGGAAAGACTCAGTAGATTTGAGAAGCTACAAGGTGCTAATTTATATCTCAAAAATCTCGATGACACAATAAATGATGAAAAACTAAAGGAGCTATTTTCTGAATTTGGAACAATAGCATCGTGCAAG GTCATGCTTGATCAGCAAGGGGTGAGCAAGGGTTCTGGATTTGTTGCATTTTCTACTCCAGAGGAAGCCAATAAAGCC TTGGCTGAAATGAATGGCAAGATGATTGGACGAAAGCCTCTGTATGTCGCTGTGGCCCAACGCAAAGAAGAGCGAAAGGCTCGATTACAG GCACGCTTTGCCCAAATCCGAGCACCAGGTGGAATGACACCATTGCCATCAGGACTTCCTGGTTATCATCCTGGGGCACCTAGACTTGCCCCTCAACAATTGTATTATGGTCAAGGTTCTCCTGGCCTTCTACCCCAACAGCCTGCTGGTTATGGCTTCCAGCAGCAGCTCTTGCCTGGCATGCGCCCTGGTGTTGGTCCAAACTTCATCATGCCATACCACCTTCAGAGGCAAGGTCAACCTGGGCAGCGAATGGGTGCACGTCGAGGTGGGAACCTCCAACAtgtgcagcagcagcagcag TTACTGCACCGTCACTCCAATCAAGGCTTCAGATACATGGGAAATGCACGGAATGGAGTGGACCCATCTTTGGCTCCTCAAGGTCATATGGGTCCAATGATGCCTTTGCCACTTGACGGTGCAGGGCTGCCTGTGACTCCTAATGATATCCATCGTTCTGGGCCTTTGCCAATGTCAACACTTGCTTCAGCTTTAGCTTCTGCTACCCCAGAGAATCAGCGTTTG ATGCTGGGCGAACAACTATATCCACTTGTTGAGCGCATTGAACCTGAACACACGGCTAAGGTGACTGGGATGTTGCTAGAGATGGATCAGACGGAGGTTCTCCATCTGATTGAGTCTCCAGATGCCTTGAAGGCCAAGGTAGCTGAGGCAATGGATGTTCTGGATAAAGCTACAACGAAGTCTGAAGTTACTGATCAGCTTGGTGCATTGGATCTGAATGAGTga